In one Aeromicrobium wangtongii genomic region, the following are encoded:
- a CDS encoding mismatch-specific DNA-glycosylase, translated as MGFSRAELESFAGRTIPDLVPEDLRLLFVGINPGLVSAATGLHFARPGNRFYPALRLAGILPDDVMTPEDAAPALLSRGVGITNIVARASARADELENDELLAGRTRLEAFVEQHRPRVVALAGITTYRIAFAEKKARAGRQERTMGGAQVWVVPNPSGLNAHETVTTLAAAYREAAVAAGVVADAAGQAVSEA; from the coding sequence ATGGGGTTCTCACGGGCTGAGCTGGAGTCGTTCGCGGGGCGGACGATCCCGGACCTGGTCCCTGAGGACCTGCGGCTGCTGTTCGTCGGCATCAACCCCGGTCTGGTCAGCGCCGCGACCGGCCTGCACTTCGCCCGGCCCGGCAACCGGTTCTACCCGGCTCTGCGGCTCGCCGGCATCCTGCCCGACGACGTCATGACCCCCGAGGACGCCGCGCCTGCCCTGCTGTCGCGCGGCGTGGGGATCACCAACATCGTGGCCCGGGCGTCGGCGCGGGCCGACGAGCTGGAGAACGACGAGCTTCTCGCGGGACGGACGCGGCTCGAAGCCTTCGTCGAGCAGCATCGTCCGCGGGTCGTCGCGCTGGCGGGGATCACCACGTACCGGATCGCCTTCGCCGAGAAGAAGGCCCGCGCCGGCCGTCAGGAACGGACGATGGGCGGCGCGCAGGTGTGGGTGGTGCCCAATCCCAGCGGGCTCAACGCCCACGAGACCGTCACCACGCTGGCTGCCGCCTACCGTGAGGCCGCTGTCGCAGCCGGGGTCGTCGCGGACGCTGCCGGCCAGGCCGTGTCCGAGGCCTGA